The Vulpes lagopus strain Blue_001 chromosome 6, ASM1834538v1, whole genome shotgun sequence genome has a segment encoding these proteins:
- the SEC23A gene encoding protein transport protein Sec23A encodes MTTYLEFIQQNEERDGVRFSWNVWPSSRLEATRMVVPVAALFTPLKERPDLPPIQYEPVLCSRTTCRAVLNPLCQVDYRAKLWACNFCYQRNQFPPTYAGISELNQPAELLPQFSSIEYVVLRGPQMPLIFLYVVDTCMEDEDLQALKESMQMSLSLLPPTALVGLITFGRMVQVHELGCEGISKSYVFRGTKDLSAKQLQEMLGLSKVPVTQATRGPQVQQPPPSNRFLQPVQKIDMNLTDLLGELQRDPWPVPQGKRPLRSSGVALSIAVGLLECTFPNTGARIMMFIGGPATQGPGMVVGDELKTPIRSWHDIEKDNAKYVKKGTKHFEALANRAATTGHVIDIYACALDQTGLLEMKCCPNLTGGYMVMGDSFNTSLFKQTFQRVFTKDMHGQFKMGFGGTLEIKTSREIKISGAIGPCVSLNSKGPCVSENEIGTGGTCQWKICGLSPTTTLAIYFEVVNQHNAPIPQGGRGAIQFVTQYQHSSGQRRIRVTTIARNWADAQTQIQNIAASFDQEAAAILMARLAIYRAETEEGPDVLRWLDRQLIRLCQKFGEYHKDDPSSFRFSETFSLYPQFMFHLRRSPFLQVFNNSPDESSYYRHHFMRQDLTQSLIMIQPILYAYSFSGPPEPVLLDSSSILADRILLMDTFFQILIYHGETIAQWRKSGYQDMPEYENFRHLLQAPVDDAQEILHSRFPMPRYIDTEHGGSQARFLLSKVNPSQTHNNMYAWGQESGAPILTDDVSLQVFMDHLKKLAVSSAA; translated from the exons ATGACGACTTATTTggaattcattcaacaaaatgaaGAACGAGATGGAGTCCGATTTAGTTGGAATGTTTGGCCATCAAGTCGACTGGAAGCTACAAGAATGGTTGTTCCAGTAGCAGCCCTATTTACACCACTGAAGGAGAGACCTGATTTACCACCTATTCAATATGAACCTGTTCTGTGTAGTAGGACCACTTGCCGTGCAGTTTTGAATCCTTTATg TCAGGTGGATTATCGAGCAAAACTCTGGGCTTGCAACTTTTGTTATCAAAGGAATCAG tttCCACCTACTTATGCTGGTATATCTGAACTGAATCAACCTGCTGAACTTTTACCTCAGTTTTCTAGCATTGAATATGTAGTTCTG cgtGGTCCTCAGATGCCTTTGATATTTCTCTATGTGGTTGATACTTGCATGGAAGATGAAGATTTACAAGCCCTGAAAGAATCTATGCAGATGTCATTAAGTCTTTTACCACCGACAGCTTTGGTTGGACTTATTACTTTTGGGAGAATGGTACAGGTTCATGAACTTGGATGTGAGGGCATTTCAAAAAGCTACGTGTTCAGAGGGACAAAAGATCTGTCTGCTAAACAACTGCAG GAAATGCTGGGACTCTCTAAAGTACCCGTTACTCAAGCAACACGTGGTCCTCAGGTACAGCAGCCACCTCCTTCCAATAG ATTCTTGCAGCCAGTCCAGAAAATAGACATGAATCTCACAGATCTTCTGGGAGAACTGCAGCGAGACCCTTGGCCTGTACCACAGGGGAAGAGACCTTTGCGTTCCTCTGGAGTGGCACTTTCCATAGCTGTAGGACTACTTGAG TGTACTTTTCCCAACACTGGTGCTCGTATCATGATGTTCATTGGCGGTCCAGCAACTCAGGGACCTGGAATGGTGGTTGGAGATGAACTGAAGACGCCTATACGATCATGGCACGACATTGAAAAAGACAACGCTAAATATGTTAAAAAGGGAACTAAG CATTTTGAAGCATTGGCTAATCGAGCTGCTACGACTGGTCATGTTATTGATATCTATGCATGTGCATTAGATCAGACAGGTCTCTTGGAGATGAAGTGCTGTCCCAACCTTACTGG AGGATACATGGTAATGGGTGACTCTTTCAACACTTCCTTATTCAAGCAGACTTTTCAAAGAGTCTTTACCAAAGATATGCATGGACAGTTTAAAATGGGCTTTGGTGGCACATTAGAAATAAAG ACCTCAAGGGAAATAAAGATTTCAGGAGCTATTGgaccgtgtgtgtctctcaattCTAAAGGACCTTGTGTATCTGAAAAT gaGATAGGAACGGGTGGCACATGTCAATGGAAGATATGTGGGCTCAGCCCCACTACAACCTTAGCTATATATTTTGAGGTTGTCAATCAG caTAATGCTCCAATTCCTCAAGGAGGGCGTGGTGCAATCCAGTTTGTGACTCAGTATCAGCATTCAAGTGGGCAGAGACGCATCCGAGTGACCACCATCGCTAGGAA CTGGGCAGATGCCCAAACTCAAATCCAAAACATTGCTGCGTCTTTTGACCAGGAAGCAGCTGCCATTCTTATGGCCAGGCTGGCAATCTATAGAGCAGAAACAGAGGAAGGACCAGATGTACTTAGATGGCTAGACAGACAGCTCATTCGACTG tgtcAGAAATTTGGAGAGTATCACAAAGATGATCCAAGTTCCTTCAGATTTTCAGAAACTTTCTCCCTTTATCCACAG tttatGTTTCATTTAAGAAGATCTCCTTTCTTACAAGTTTTTAACAATAGTCCCGATGAGAGTTCATATTATCGTCACCATTTTATGCGTCAAGATTTGACCCAGTCCTTAATCATGATTCAGCCTATTCTGTATGCATATTCTTTTAGTGGACCCCCAGAG CCGGTTCTTCTTGATAGCAGCAGCATTCTTGCAGATCGCATTCTTCTCATGGACACGTTCTTCCAGATTTTGATCTATCATGGTGAG accATCGCACAGTGGCGCAAGTCAGGATACCAGGACATGCCAGAATATGAAAATTTCCGCCATCTTCTACAAGCCCCAGTGGATGATGCACAAGAGATTCTTCATTCCAGATTTCCAATGCCAAGGTACATTGACACTGAACATGGAGGTAGCCAG